The sequence CCAACATGGCAAGTAGTTGCAACGGATATTTATCAAGCAACTTTAGATGTTGCACAAGAAAATGCTCAAATCCATCAATTATCGAATGTGCAATTTGCTTTGGGGACGTGGTATCAAGCGATTGATAATCATTGTAAATTTGATTTAATTGTTTCAAATCCACCTTATATTGATGCTGTTGATAGTCATCTTGCAAACCTACCTTATGAGCCACGCCGTGCTTTGGTTGCAGAACAGCAGGGTTTAGCGGATTTGGTTGTGATTATTGGTCAAGCACCACATTATTTAAATAAAAATGCTTGGTTAATTGTTGAGCATGGTTATAATCAAGGGCAGGCGATACGAAAGTTATTTTTACAAGCAAAGTTTAGTGATGTTAAAACCATTCGTGATTATGGTGGTAATGAAAGGATTACTTTAGGTTGTTATCGTTGAGCTAGGTCAATATTTCTTATATGATACATATCAAATTATTGATGGAGTTTTAAATCATGAAATCAGTTGCTTTTTTAGGGTTAGGGGCGATGGGCTATCGTATGGCGAGCCATTTGCCTAAACAATTTCAAGATGTGCGGGTATGGAATCGCACGACAGCTAAAGCACAACAACATGCCGAGCAATATCAAACGCAAGCAGTTGATTTGGCAACAGCCTTTCAAGCGGACGTGATATTTTCATGCTTGCCAACTAGTTTAGAAGTATATCATCTAATGTTGCAAGCGGAAGAACATGGTTGGCTTAAAACGGGTAGCATTTGGGTTGATTGTACGAGTGGTGTGCCTGCCTATGCAAAAGCGATGAGTGAAAACTTAAAAACTTATGGCGTGGATTTTTTAGATGCACCTGTAAGTGGGCAAACCATCGGTGCAGAAAATGGCACATTAACGGTGATGGTAGGTGGTCAAGCTGAAGCTTTTGAACGTGTTTATCCTGCTATGCAATGTTTTGGTAAATTAATTCAACATGTAGGTGAAAGTGGGGCAGGTTTTGCAGTAAAAGCTGTCAATAATATGTTGATGGCGGTGAATATTTGTGCAGTTGCTGAAGGGTTAGGCACTTTAAAAGCCCATGGTGTAGATTTAAATTCTGCTTTGACGTGTATCAATGCATCTAGTGGTAAAAGTATGGTTACAGAAACAGTATTTCCACAACGTGTACTCAATCGAGCATTTCCATTAACTTTTGCTCTGCCACTGTTAGATAAAGATACAGGAATTGCCTTAGATTTGGCTCAACAGCAAAAATTAGCCACACCTGTTTTATCAACGGTGCGTAATTTGGTCAATATTGCCAATAGTCAATCAACTGCTAATGATGATTTTTCGACCATTGCCAAAATGTATGAGCAATGGCATAAATCAACATTGGAATAATATAGAATTGATATTTTGAAATGTAGGGGTTTATTACATAAACCCTTTGTAAAATCAATTACTTGGGTGAATATAATTCACCCTACAGTTTAATTATCAATTGAAATCAAATAATTAATTATTCATCCGTATGATACATTAAATAAAGTTCAGTAAGATTTTCTGGAATTTCTTCAGCCAATTCGTCCATTAATTGACCATTACGGCGGAAACTTTCCATTTGTGGGTCTTCTTCGTCAATACCGCTAAATACCATCATTGGTAAAGTCAGTTCAATTAGATTTTCTTCCAATTCTGGTTGGAACCATGCTTCTTCGTTTAAGAAGAGTGCATCGACAAAACCAACCGCCCAATCACCTAGACTTGAATCAACATCAGCTTCTTCAATTTCAAAAGGGAAGTCAATTAATTCTTCATTAACTAATGTAGTTTGAATCTGTTTTAACCATAATTGAATGTGTTCAACAATTTCTTGTGGCACTTTTTGCTGTTGTTGGTCAAATAATTCTTTTAGCCAATTGCTAAATTGGGGGCCTACTGCAACAGCACATAAAAAACCATGTGTGGCAGCAAAATCTAAGCCATATTCGTTTTGTTCGCCATCTAAATAATCGGCGAGTAAATCTAAATTAACTTGAGTCATATTTTATCTCAAAAACAAAAGTGAAAATCAATTATTCATTTTCATCATCAAAATCGTCTAAATCATCGAAATCATAATCGAAGTCTTTAAGTTCTTTTTCTAAACGGCGTTGGGCAAGTAAATCATCAATTAAGCGACGTTTTTCTAAAGATTCTTTACTACTTAATTTCGCATCATTTTCATCGAAATTAATCGTTTCATCATCACCATAATTATCATCTAGTTCAAAATCTGGTGGGCTCATTTCATATCCTCACAAAAATAAGTTTGATTTTAATTGCGTTATTTATCTTTTTTTATAACTAATGTCAAGTTTTTTTGATAATTTTTATTAAAAAATAGAAAAAATATATTTTTTGATGATTATTTAATCTATATTATGTGTATTGATGGACAGCTTAATTATAATGATAAGCATTATATAATGAAGTTTTTCAATTTAGAGAACATAATTTTTACAGATAATTTTTACTTAGAGCATAGCAGGAATATATGATTTTATGCTATGATATGAGATTAACATCAGAATAACGTTCAGTTAAAAATAACGTTGTTTGATAATTTATTATGATTAAGCAGATTTAAGGCGTCATTCATCATGAGCGAAAATGAATTGGAATCTCAAAAATCCCAAGTTGCCGAGTTAATTACTCGTGGTCGTGAGCAAGGTTATTTGACTTATGCTGAAATTAACGACCATTTGCCAGAGTCGATTACAGAAAGTGAGCAAATTGAAGATATTATTCAAATGCTTCAAGATGTTGGTATTCCTGTGCATGAACGCGCACCTGAATCTGATGATGCCATGTTTAGTGAAACATCGGAAGTGGGAGATGATATTGCTGCTGAAGAGGCGGCGGCAGTTTTAGCTTCGGTAGAAAATGAACCAGGACGGACGACTGACCCTGTGCGTATGTATATGCGTGAAATGGGGACTGTTGAACTTTTAACCCGTGATGGCGAAATTAGTATTGCAAAACGTATCGAAGAGGGTACACGTGATGTTTTAAAATCAATTGCGTATTGGCCAACTGCAGTTGATGTAGTATTAGATGAATATCAAACTTACTTAGCAGGTGAACGCCGTTTAGCAGATATTTTTTCAGGCTATTTAGACCCTGAAGAGTTAAACGAAGAAATTCCAGATGTGTTAGATGAGGACGCAGAGAAAGAGCTTAATGCTCAGGCTGGTAGTTTAGATGATGATATTGATTTAGATGATGAAAGTGATGAGGAAGTTGCAGTTGGAGGTGAAGAGGGTGATGATGATTCAGGTCCAGATCCAGAACTTGCCAAACAACGTTTTGCAGAGTTAGAGGCAATTTGGCATAAAACGAATGCGATTGTAAGGGAAAATGGTCGTCATAGTGCTTATGGTAAAGCAGCGTTAGATGAATTAGCTGCTGTATTTATGATGTTTAAATTTACGCCACGTTTATTTGATTTAATTGCAGAGTCAATTCGTGGTACACATGAGCAAATTCGCCAAAATGAACGTGAAATTATGCGTTATGCTTTGCGTCGTGGACGTATGGATCGTGAATTATTCCGTGTGTCATTCCCCGGTCAAGAGTCAAATCAAGCATGGCTTGATGAACAATTAGAAAAAGTTCCAGAAGAAACAAAGGTTTATCTACGCCGAGTGCGTGCTGATGTGATGGCTTATCAGGCAAAAATTGGTGAAATTGAACAACAGCTTGGCTTAAAAGTAAGTGAAATTAAAGACATTTCTAAACGCATGGCAATTGGTGAAGCGAAAGCTCATCGTGCGAAAAAAGAAATGGTTGAAGCAAACTTACGTTTGGTGATTTCGATTGCCAAAAAATATACTAATCGTGGCTTACAATTCCTTGATTTGATTCAAGAAGGTAATATCGGCTTAATGAAAGCGGTAGATAAATTTGAATATCGTCGTGGTTATAAATTCTCAACTTATGCAACTTGGTGGATTCGTCAAGCGATTACACGTTCGATTGCAGACCAAGCACGAACTATTCGTATTCCTGTGCATATGATTGAAACTATTAACAAAATTAATCGTGTTTCACGTCAATTATTACAAGAAATGGGTCGTGAGCCTACACCTGAAGAATTGGGCGAACGTTTGGATATGGATGAATCTAAAGTCCGTAAAGTGTTAAAAATTGCTAAAGAACCAATTTCAATGGAGACACCAATTGGTGATGATGAAGATAGTCATTTGGGGGATTTCATTGAAGACCAAAATATCATTTCGCCAGTCGATGCAGCGACTTCACAAGGTCTGCGTGAAGCAACACGAGAAGTGTTGGAAAATTTAACTGAGCGTGAAGCAAAAGTATTGAAAATGCGTTTTGGTATTGATATGACTACAGACCATACTTTAGAAGAAGTGGGTCGTCAGTTTGATGTAACGCGTGAACGCATTCGTCAAATTGAAGCTAAAGCATTGCGTAAACTTCGCCATCCATCACGTTCTGAACATTTACGTTCATTCTTAGAAAGTGATTAATTCGAGATTAAATGTTTAATGATAGGCAAAAGATTTATCGCATAATCATCATGTGATAAATCTTTTGTTTTTATCATGATTATATAGACAGATTGCTAAGAGTTTATTATGTATCAAGTTCTCGCTCGTAAATATCGTCCGCATAATTTTTATGAATTGGTTGGGCAACAACATGTTTCTAAAGCTTTAACCAGTGCTTTAGAGCGAGGACGTTTACATCATGCTTATTTATTTACAGGAACACGTGGGGTGGGGAAAACCACAATTGCACGTATTTTAGCTAAATGTCTAAATTGTGAAACGGGTATTACTGCTACACCATGTGAACAATGTAATGTATGTCAAGCGGTAAATGAAGGACGATTTATTGATTTAATTGAAATTGACGCAGCATCTCGTACCAAAGTTGAAGATACACGAGAGTTACTGGACAATGTGCCCTATGCACCAACACAAGGACGGTTTAAAGTTTATTTAATTGACGAAGTACATATGCTTTCTACACATTCTTTTAATGCTTTACTTAAAACTTTAGAAGAACCGCCTGAGCATGTTAAGTTTTTATTTGCGACAACTGATCCACAAAAATTACCAATCACGGTGATTTCACGTTGTTTGCAATTTACGTTACGTCCTTTAACGATAGAAGAGATTCATCATCATATTGACAAAATCTTAACTTTAGAACAGATTCATCATGATGATGGGGCATTATGGCAATTAGCTGAATCAGCACAAGGTTCATTGCGTGATGCATTATCGCTCACTGACCAAGCAATTGCCTATGGGCAAGGAGTTATCCAACAGCAAGATGTTAAAGAAATGCTTGGTTTGATTGATAAACATTTGGTGTATGATTTATTGCTCGCAATTCATCAAAATCAACGTCAAATGGTGGCGGAATTATTATTGTTATTTCGTCAGCAAGCGATTGATGTAGCGATGGTGTTAGACCAACTGATTTCAACATTGCATGAATTGGCTTTAATGCAACATTTGCCAAATTTAACAGCAAATTATAGCCAAGATATTAACCAAAAAATTCAAATGTTGGCACAACGTATTTCGGCGACAGATTTGCAATTGTATTATCAAATTGCCTGTAAAGGACGTGATGAATTAAATCTTGCAGTTACACAAGCACAAGGATTTGAAATGTGCATTTTACGTTTGTTGGCATTTCGTCCGTTATCTAATAATGAAATTATATCATCAGAAAATGTATTACCCAAAAATGTATCATCACAATCAATAGTGATTGAAAATAGAAGCATGGAAAATGCCTTAATAGAAGAAAAAACGGAACATTTAGAAATAGAAAATATTACAACAGTAGGAGAAAATGTTATAAGTTCGATGTCTGATACTGTGGTCAATAGCATAGATGAGCCAACAATAGATGCGATTGAACAAGTTACGCAACAAGCGGTCTTTGAGCCATTATCTCAACAGGATATTTCTGATACAGATACGCAGATTATAGAAAATCCTACTGCAATGTCTATAAATGTGGATAATTTAAACACTTATCCACAATTAGATGATTTAGCTGAGCATTTTATCCGCTTTGATACTCGACAAAATGATTTAATTGATGTATTTGAACAAGAAGCAAGTTTACAACAACAAACGTCATTAAAAACGAAAATACAAGGTTTGATGTATTTAGATGGTACACAAGATTTAGTTGATGTTGATGATGAAACATCAACACCAATTATTCATCAATCGACCATTATGGAAGCTATTCCGTCTGCACCAAGTATTCCTGTGATGCAAGAAAATACAGCATTAGTACAACCATTGATGGTTACTGAAGGCACTATCATGCCATCACAGATAGATACGCATCAGTTGAGTAAAGTACCTGAATTGGTACAGCCTAATGAATTAAGTCCACAACAAATTTTACAATTGCCAGAGCAAGATTTAACAGGGCAGTGGACAGCGGAAAAGTACGAGTATTGGTTACGCAAACATAGTGAATTATCGCCTGTGATACAAGGTTTTATACAAGATGGTATGATGACTGGCGATATTATTGGTGTATCAGTCTTGAATATTCCACGACAATATGAAATGATGTTACATGGTTTCATTCCACATATTGAGCAAGCATTAAAGAAAATTGACCGTCATAATAGCTTGCAAATAAATTGGGTTGAACAATTAGAAGTGAATGTGATGACGCCATTACGTTTACAGCAACAACGTGAAATGAAAGCACATCAACAAGCCTTAAAATGGCTACATCAACATCAGGGTATTGCCAGTTTTGTGCAAACCTTTTCAGGGCAAATCCGTGATATTGAATTAGAGCAAGGGGAATAACGTGCAACCTTATCGAATATTATGTGTGTGTTTAGGTAATATTTGTCGTTCGCCAACTGCTGAAGTCGTATTGAGAACTTTAGCTGAACAACATGGTTTAAATGTACAGGTGGATTCGGCGGGAACGAGTAATTATCATCCGAATAAAGCTCCTGATTTGCGTAGTCAAAAGCACGCATTAAAACGTGGCTATGATTTATCAGCCCTGCGTGCTAGACAAATTAAATTGCAAGATTTTTGTAAGTTTGATTTAATTTTAGCGATGGATAAACAAAATTTAGCTGATATTCAAGCTTTGGCACAACAAGCAAAACAGTATTATCCACAAGAATATAAAGCAAAAATTGCTTTGATGAGTGAGCATGATACTGCTTATTTAGGACAAGCCGTGCCAGACCCTTATTATGGCGATGAGCAAGATTTTGAAGCGGTATTAGACCAATGTGAAAGTAGTAGTTTGGCGTGGATTCATTATTTAAAAACACAATCGATATAGGAAAAAAGATGTTATTAGTACAAAATAATGTGAATTTAAAACCTTATAATACGTTGGCTTTAAATAGCATAGCTGAATATTTTGTAGAAATTAATAGTCGGCGTAATGTGGAAGATGCATTTGATTATGCACGCAAACATCAGTTAAATACGTTAATTTTATCAGGGGGGAGCAATGTATTATTGCCTGAAAAAATTAATGCTTTAGTGATGAAAATGAATATACAAGGCATTGAACTAACAGATGAAAATGATGAATTTGTATGTTTAAAAGTTGAAGCAGGACAAGTTTGGCATGATTTTGTTTGTTATACTACGCAACAAGGCTATTATGGATTACAAAATTTAGCTTTAATTCCTGGTTTAGTGGGTGCTTCACCTGTGCAAAATATTGGTGCTTATGGTGTAGAAGTGGGCGATTTTATTGATTATGTTGAAGTTTATGATAGCGTTACCCAGATGTTTGGCTATTTGAGTAAAGAAGATTGCCAATTTGCGTATCGTGATAGTATTTTTAAACGTCAAGCAGGGAGGTTTGTGATTATTTCAGTGTATTTCCGTTTGCTCAAACAACCCAATTGGACATTGGATTATGGCGATTTAAAACAGGCGGTTGGCGATGATTTAAGTGCAGAACATGTACAACAACAAATTATAAATATTCGTCAATCTAAATTACCAGATCCGAAAGCATTTGCTAATGTAGGTAGTTTTTTTAAAAATCCAATCATTACACAGCAGGAGTTTATTGATATTTTAGCTCATTATCCACATATACCACATTATCGACAAGCCAATGGTGATGTAAAATTAGCAGCAGGCTGGTTGATTGAACAAGCAGGGTGGAAAGGAAAACGTTTGGGGCAAGTCGGTATGTTTGAACGTCAAGCATTGGTTTTAGTGAATTATGCTGATGCCACTCTGAATGATGTACAGCAAACGTACCATCAAGTTCAGCGGGATGTATGGCAAAAATTTGCGGTAGATTTAGAGCCTGAACCAGTGTTATTTAATGAGCAAGGTAAAATGATTGAACATCGTTCACATCATGAATAGTAATAATGACGATTAAACCATGCGTATATTTTTAATAAAGGTGCTGAAAACGATGTTGATATTATCGGCATTATTATTATGTTGTTTATGTTTTGTTTATACCCCTTATTATTCTCGTAGTGTATTGTTTTTAATCGAAAAATTAAATCCTGCTGTGGTTAATCCTGTGGCAGCACAAAGTCAGCAACAAGCAGGATTAAAATTAGGAGAGCGTGTTTCTTTAGAACCGGGTTCAGTATTATGGATTGCACGTCAAAGTTATTTAAATTTACTATGGGAATATATTCAGCAAGGGAAATCTCATGAATTATCACGGATTTATGCCGCCTATCAAATCTTACAACGTGAAATAGAAGTACAATTACTTAATCGTAAATTACAACAACATAAAGTAAAAACATCATCATCAACAATTATGTCAAGTCAAAAAACTCAAAATACTGAAACTACGATACAACAAGCAGAACAAGTACAATTATCTGATAAATATCGTCAATTTATGCTTAATTTCTTACATAATAATCCAAATATTCGACAAATTGAAGATGAGCTTTTTGCTGATATTGCTGAATTATATCAACAACATGGACAACAAACTCCTGTGAGTTTACAACGTCCTTATGCGATTGTAGTCGTGGGTGGTGGTTTAACACGAGATAAAAATACTAAAGAAATTATTGTTAATGCTTATACGGAACAGCGTTTAAAAACCACCATTGATGTAGTGAAAGATTATAATTTACCGATTTTATTAAGTGGTGTTGAATCACCTTATATGCAAAAATGGTTGCAACAATATGGGGTACAAGCCAGTTTATTAGAGAAAAAAAGTATGAATACCTGTGAAAATTCACGGTTTAGCTCTTTATTATTACAGAAAAAAGGTGGAGCACCGACAGTGATTTTAATTACGGATATATATCATATGCCACGAACTCGCCGTTTATTTGCTGATGATGGTATTGCAACTATTCCAATGGTGGCAAATATGCCAACAGAATTAACCGTATGGCAACCAAGTAAGATTAATTATGACCATAGTCGCCGTGCTAATTATGAACTTTTAGCCACTTTGCGTGATAAATTTTTAGGACGGAATGATTGTCGTGAAGTACCTGCACCTTAAATTAAGGCTAATGATTATCGACAAAATCTATACATAAAACTGAACTTAAAACAGTTACAATGATTGATATTTGACTAATTTAATCCAATTTTTAATTATGAGTATTGCATTTCTCACGCCACGACAATTAACAGATTTAGGATACGAAAGTCCACAACCTGAAACACGTAGTCAATTAAAACCGTTAAATTTAAATCGTGAATATGTTGCTGAACACGCATTGTTAGGTTATCAAAAAATGTTTGCTTTGGATAAATTAACGGATTTATGCGATTATTGGCAAGGGTATGTACAAACAGCCAAATATAAAATTCACACACAAGTGTTTAAGCCCAAACAGACTTGTAAGGGAACAGTTTTTTTATTACATGGCTATTTGGAACATAGTGGTATTTATCAGCCTTTAATTAAAGAAGTGTTAGAACAAGGGTTTCAAGTACTGATTTTTGATTTACCCGGACATGGTTTAAGTGAAGGGCAACCCGCAAATATTGATGATTTTAATGATTACCAAGATATTTTATTAACCGTGCATCAATATGTAAAACCGCATTTAACACAACCATACCTTGCTATAGGACAAAGTACAGGTGCAGCGATTATTATGCACCACATTTTACAATATGCCCAACAACGTCAAGCCCCTTTATTTAAGCAAGCATTGTTATTATCGCCATTAATTCGCCCTGCTAAAAGTGCATGGTGGCACAATTCGGTCGGTTTAGGCATTGTTAAACGTGTGAAAACGAGCGTACCACGTCCATTTCGCCGTAATAATCATAATCCAGAATTTTTGCGTTTTGTGCGTTTGCATGACCCATTACAGCCACATCAATTAGGTATGAACTGGATTTTAGCGATGTCTAAGTGGATGACCGATATGGAAAATTATCCTAATTGTCGTATTCCGATTTGGTTGGCACAAGGTGTGTTAGATAAAACGGTGGATTGGCAATATAATGTGGAATTTGTACGCAAAAAATTCCGTTTACAGGCATTTTTATTACTGGAAGAAGGTTCACATCAATTGGTAAATGAAGTGGAAAGTATTCGTTCACCATTGACTGGGTTGATTAAAAGTTTTTTAAATGTGGAGTATCGTAAGGAGTATTATTAATTTGATTGCATAATTACAACACGACAACTTCATCACTAAAATTATCTTCTACTTGTCTTGTTTGATAGCTTGACTAATACGGCGAGCCAGCATACTTTTACCTGTACCAGGCGGTCCAATTAATAGGGTGTTTTCTCCTGCAAGTAAGCCTAATAAGGCAACTTGAATTTCGGATTTACGACCAATAAACCCTTGTGAAAGTTGTTGCTGTAACTGCTGTAATTTATGTTGCATGGCTATTCCTTTAAAACTGACAATAAAAAATGATTTGTAAAATCACAAAATGAGATGGATTGTGTCAAGAGATTTTTTTCTTTATGTGTTTTAATGCGATTAATTAAATTTTTTGCAATATAGATACTGTAAAAATTATTAAGGTTGAATTTTATTTTAAAATCAACCAAATAACTTTGCATGACTACCAATATCAGCCAGCTCCAAAATATCATCGCCTAATTTTCGATAGATTAGCACTAAATCAGGTTTGATATGACAATCTCGATAACCTAAAAAATCTCCTTGTAGTGCATGGTCTCTATAACGTTCAGGTAAAGTTTGGTCATTAATCAACAGATAAATGACTTCAAACCACTGAGCAATCAGTACATTATGTTTGGCAAAATGACGTTTAAATCGAGTGGTATATTCAATCTTTCGCATAAAGTTGCTCCATTAAATCATCAATGCTATCCGCTTGATGTTTAGGCTCTAAACCTTGTTTTAATGAAAGCAAAAATGCGGCGGTTTCAGCATTGGGCTGATAATTTTGCTCTGCTTGATAACTCAAATCTAAAGGAATGCGTTTCGTTTGCCCAATTTCTTTTAAAAATGAGCGTAATACTTGAGATGGAGAAAGTCCATAACTCTCAATCACTTCAAAGGCTTGGATTTTTTCTGTTTCATCGATTTTAAATTGGCAAGCAACCATTGTCATAGCATACTCCTATTATCATGATAAAATACTGCTAATAGCCATATATTAGCATGATAAATATCAATATTCTAGTTTTTACTTATCAAAATTTGTAAGGACGAAAAATATTCC comes from Moraxella sp. ZY210820 and encodes:
- the murB gene encoding UDP-N-acetylmuramate dehydrogenase, producing MLLVQNNVNLKPYNTLALNSIAEYFVEINSRRNVEDAFDYARKHQLNTLILSGGSNVLLPEKINALVMKMNIQGIELTDENDEFVCLKVEAGQVWHDFVCYTTQQGYYGLQNLALIPGLVGASPVQNIGAYGVEVGDFIDYVEVYDSVTQMFGYLSKEDCQFAYRDSIFKRQAGRFVIISVYFRLLKQPNWTLDYGDLKQAVGDDLSAEHVQQQIINIRQSKLPDPKAFANVGSFFKNPIITQQEFIDILAHYPHIPHYRQANGDVKLAAGWLIEQAGWKGKRLGQVGMFERQALVLVNYADATLNDVQQTYHQVQRDVWQKFAVDLEPEPVLFNEQGKMIEHRSHHE
- a CDS encoding alpha/beta hydrolase — protein: MMSIAFLTPRQLTDLGYESPQPETRSQLKPLNLNREYVAEHALLGYQKMFALDKLTDLCDYWQGYVQTAKYKIHTQVFKPKQTCKGTVFLLHGYLEHSGIYQPLIKEVLEQGFQVLIFDLPGHGLSEGQPANIDDFNDYQDILLTVHQYVKPHLTQPYLAIGQSTGAAIIMHHILQYAQQRQAPLFKQALLLSPLIRPAKSAWWHNSVGLGIVKRVKTSVPRPFRRNNHNPEFLRFVRLHDPLQPHQLGMNWILAMSKWMTDMENYPNCRIPIWLAQGVLDKTVDWQYNVEFVRKKFRLQAFLLLEEGSHQLVNEVESIRSPLTGLIKSFLNVEYRKEYY
- a CDS encoding AAA family ATPase, which gives rise to MQHKLQQLQQQLSQGFIGRKSEIQVALLGLLAGENTLLIGPPGTGKSMLARRISQAIKQDK
- a CDS encoding YdcF family protein encodes the protein MLILSALLLCCLCFVYTPYYSRSVLFLIEKLNPAVVNPVAAQSQQQAGLKLGERVSLEPGSVLWIARQSYLNLLWEYIQQGKSHELSRIYAAYQILQREIEVQLLNRKLQQHKVKTSSSTIMSSQKTQNTETTIQQAEQVQLSDKYRQFMLNFLHNNPNIRQIEDELFADIAELYQQHGQQTPVSLQRPYAIVVVGGGLTRDKNTKEIIVNAYTEQRLKTTIDVVKDYNLPILLSGVESPYMQKWLQQYGVQASLLEKKSMNTCENSRFSSLLLQKKGGAPTVILITDIYHMPRTRRLFADDGIATIPMVANMPTELTVWQPSKINYDHSRRANYELLATLRDKFLGRNDCREVPAP
- a CDS encoding low molecular weight protein-tyrosine-phosphatase; the encoded protein is MQPYRILCVCLGNICRSPTAEVVLRTLAEQHGLNVQVDSAGTSNYHPNKAPDLRSQKHALKRGYDLSALRARQIKLQDFCKFDLILAMDKQNLADIQALAQQAKQYYPQEYKAKIALMSEHDTAYLGQAVPDPYYGDEQDFEAVLDQCESSSLAWIHYLKTQSI
- a CDS encoding PA3496 family putative envelope integrity protein, with protein sequence MSPPDFELDDNYGDDETINFDENDAKLSSKESLEKRRLIDDLLAQRRLEKELKDFDYDFDDLDDFDDENE
- the prmC gene encoding peptide chain release factor N(5)-glutamine methyltransferase, which produces MNISQALALRGELDSYERQENMWLLAHILNCSALELKLMSNDELTETQQQTYLTAIERLNTGEPLAYILGSQPFWSLDLKVTHDTLVPRPDTEILVETALNLILPTQAKVLDLGTGTGAIALSLAKEHPTWQVVATDIYQATLDVAQENAQIHQLSNVQFALGTWYQAIDNHCKFDLIVSNPPYIDAVDSHLANLPYEPRRALVAEQQGLADLVVIIGQAPHYLNKNAWLIVEHGYNQGQAIRKLFLQAKFSDVKTIRDYGGNERITLGCYR
- a CDS encoding YecA family protein, coding for MTQVNLDLLADYLDGEQNEYGLDFAATHGFLCAVAVGPQFSNWLKELFDQQQQKVPQEIVEHIQLWLKQIQTTLVNEELIDFPFEIEEADVDSSLGDWAVGFVDALFLNEEAWFQPELEENLIELTLPMMVFSGIDEEDPQMESFRRNGQLMDELAEEIPENLTELYLMYHTDE
- the dnaX gene encoding DNA polymerase III subunit gamma/tau, whose product is MYQVLARKYRPHNFYELVGQQHVSKALTSALERGRLHHAYLFTGTRGVGKTTIARILAKCLNCETGITATPCEQCNVCQAVNEGRFIDLIEIDAASRTKVEDTRELLDNVPYAPTQGRFKVYLIDEVHMLSTHSFNALLKTLEEPPEHVKFLFATTDPQKLPITVISRCLQFTLRPLTIEEIHHHIDKILTLEQIHHDDGALWQLAESAQGSLRDALSLTDQAIAYGQGVIQQQDVKEMLGLIDKHLVYDLLLAIHQNQRQMVAELLLLFRQQAIDVAMVLDQLISTLHELALMQHLPNLTANYSQDINQKIQMLAQRISATDLQLYYQIACKGRDELNLAVTQAQGFEMCILRLLAFRPLSNNEIISSENVLPKNVSSQSIVIENRSMENALIEEKTEHLEIENITTVGENVISSMSDTVVNSIDEPTIDAIEQVTQQAVFEPLSQQDISDTDTQIIENPTAMSINVDNLNTYPQLDDLAEHFIRFDTRQNDLIDVFEQEASLQQQTSLKTKIQGLMYLDGTQDLVDVDDETSTPIIHQSTIMEAIPSAPSIPVMQENTALVQPLMVTEGTIMPSQIDTHQLSKVPELVQPNELSPQQILQLPEQDLTGQWTAEKYEYWLRKHSELSPVIQGFIQDGMMTGDIIGVSVLNIPRQYEMMLHGFIPHIEQALKKIDRHNSLQINWVEQLEVNVMTPLRLQQQREMKAHQQALKWLHQHQGIASFVQTFSGQIRDIELEQGE
- a CDS encoding type II toxin-antitoxin system YafQ family toxin; this translates as MRKIEYTTRFKRHFAKHNVLIAQWFEVIYLLINDQTLPERYRDHALQGDFLGYRDCHIKPDLVLIYRKLGDDILELADIGSHAKLFG
- a CDS encoding NAD(P)-dependent oxidoreductase, encoding MMKSVAFLGLGAMGYRMASHLPKQFQDVRVWNRTTAKAQQHAEQYQTQAVDLATAFQADVIFSCLPTSLEVYHLMLQAEEHGWLKTGSIWVDCTSGVPAYAKAMSENLKTYGVDFLDAPVSGQTIGAENGTLTVMVGGQAEAFERVYPAMQCFGKLIQHVGESGAGFAVKAVNNMLMAVNICAVAEGLGTLKAHGVDLNSALTCINASSGKSMVTETVFPQRVLNRAFPLTFALPLLDKDTGIALDLAQQQKLATPVLSTVRNLVNIANSQSTANDDFSTIAKMYEQWHKSTLE
- the rpoD gene encoding RNA polymerase sigma factor RpoD, with protein sequence MSENELESQKSQVAELITRGREQGYLTYAEINDHLPESITESEQIEDIIQMLQDVGIPVHERAPESDDAMFSETSEVGDDIAAEEAAAVLASVENEPGRTTDPVRMYMREMGTVELLTRDGEISIAKRIEEGTRDVLKSIAYWPTAVDVVLDEYQTYLAGERRLADIFSGYLDPEELNEEIPDVLDEDAEKELNAQAGSLDDDIDLDDESDEEVAVGGEEGDDDSGPDPELAKQRFAELEAIWHKTNAIVRENGRHSAYGKAALDELAAVFMMFKFTPRLFDLIAESIRGTHEQIRQNEREIMRYALRRGRMDRELFRVSFPGQESNQAWLDEQLEKVPEETKVYLRRVRADVMAYQAKIGEIEQQLGLKVSEIKDISKRMAIGEAKAHRAKKEMVEANLRLVISIAKKYTNRGLQFLDLIQEGNIGLMKAVDKFEYRRGYKFSTYATWWIRQAITRSIADQARTIRIPVHMIETINKINRVSRQLLQEMGREPTPEELGERLDMDESKVRKVLKIAKEPISMETPIGDDEDSHLGDFIEDQNIISPVDAATSQGLREATREVLENLTEREAKVLKMRFGIDMTTDHTLEEVGRQFDVTRERIRQIEAKALRKLRHPSRSEHLRSFLESD